In a genomic window of Nocardia fluminea:
- a CDS encoding carbohydrate ABC transporter permease, with protein MKHVGPQTLSYRRRERAVTALGYVAMVCVLIIVGVPLFWILITSLKDRSDIYTQPAVYWPHSWRPENYSHATTTVPFWTFLRNSLIVTGVVSVVKFALGVFSAYGLVFLRFPGKNIVFLVIIAALMVPNQITVISNYAFIAQLGWRNTFQGIIVPLFGVAFGTFLMRNHFLSLPAEVIEAARMDGANWWRLLTRVVLPMSGPTMVAFAVVTLVTEWNEYLWPFLMADSADVATLPVGLTLLQNTENPSVTNWGPVMAGTVLTMLPILIVFLALQRHMIKGLTSGAVKG; from the coding sequence ATGAAACATGTAGGTCCGCAGACGCTTTCGTACCGGCGGCGTGAGCGTGCCGTCACCGCACTCGGCTACGTGGCGATGGTGTGCGTGCTGATCATCGTCGGTGTCCCGCTGTTCTGGATCCTGATCACCTCGCTCAAGGACCGCTCCGACATCTACACCCAGCCCGCGGTCTACTGGCCGCACAGCTGGCGCCCGGAGAACTACAGCCACGCCACCACCACCGTGCCGTTCTGGACGTTCCTGCGGAACTCGCTGATCGTCACCGGGGTGGTGTCGGTGGTGAAGTTCGCGCTCGGGGTGTTCAGCGCGTACGGCCTGGTGTTCCTGCGCTTCCCCGGCAAGAACATCGTGTTCCTGGTGATCATCGCGGCGCTGATGGTGCCCAACCAGATCACGGTGATCTCCAACTACGCCTTCATCGCCCAGCTGGGCTGGCGCAACACCTTCCAGGGCATCATCGTTCCGCTCTTCGGCGTCGCTTTCGGCACCTTCCTGATGCGCAACCACTTCCTCTCGCTGCCCGCCGAGGTGATCGAAGCGGCGCGGATGGACGGGGCGAACTGGTGGCGGCTGCTCACTCGCGTGGTGCTGCCGATGTCGGGTCCGACCATGGTGGCGTTCGCGGTGGTCACGCTGGTCACCGAGTGGAACGAGTACCTCTGGCCGTTCCTGATGGCCGATTCCGCCGATGTCGCGACGCTGCCCGTGGGGCTGACCCTGCTGCAGAACACCGAGAACCCCAGCGTCACCAACTGGGGGCCGGTGATGGCGGGGACCGTGCTCACCATGTTGCCGATCCTCATCGTCTTCCTTGCCCTGCAACGTCACATGATCAAGGGCCTCACCTCCGGTGCGGTCAAGGGCTGA
- a CDS encoding MBL fold metallo-hydrolase, translating to MLMRHQQVADNVFTIAGTDVNMVLLREGRDLTLIDAGWYGDAGLIEATIEALGHRPEDITAVLLTHAHLDHVGALNHLQAKYGIPAYTSPLEVPHAKGEVHESATPLDVIKRLTDVSTCGWALRITRAGGLRKNPVPHIQPFRGAGELDLPGRPTPIATPGHTSGHSAFHLAAAGAVVTGDTLVTAHPTSRFVGPQLLPDFFNHSTPATLTALEALESLDAEVVLPGHGAPFTGGIGQAVDRARTHARTDRRK from the coding sequence ATGCTCATGCGTCACCAGCAGGTAGCCGACAACGTCTTCACCATCGCGGGTACGGACGTGAACATGGTCCTACTCCGCGAGGGTCGTGACCTCACGCTGATCGACGCCGGGTGGTACGGCGACGCCGGCCTGATCGAAGCCACCATCGAGGCCCTCGGTCATCGCCCGGAAGACATCACCGCGGTCCTGCTGACCCATGCCCACCTCGACCACGTCGGCGCGCTCAACCATCTCCAGGCGAAGTACGGCATCCCGGCCTACACCAGCCCCCTCGAGGTGCCCCACGCCAAAGGCGAGGTCCACGAGTCCGCCACGCCGCTCGACGTCATCAAACGCCTCACCGACGTCTCCACCTGCGGTTGGGCGCTGCGGATCACCCGCGCCGGCGGCCTCCGCAAGAACCCGGTCCCCCATATCCAGCCCTTCCGCGGTGCGGGCGAGCTGGATCTTCCCGGCCGGCCCACGCCGATCGCCACTCCGGGACATACCTCGGGTCACTCCGCCTTCCATCTCGCGGCGGCGGGAGCGGTGGTCACCGGTGACACCTTGGTTACCGCCCATCCCACGTCGAGATTCGTCGGCCCTCAGCTCCTTCCCGACTTCTTCAACCACTCGACCCCGGCGACTCTGACAGCGTTGGAGGCGCTCGAATCTCTCGACGCCGAGGTGGTCCTCCCCGGCCATGGTGCGCCCTTCACCGGGGGTATCGGGCAGGCCGTCGACCGGGCGCGGACCCATGCGAGAACCGATCGACGAAAGTAG
- a CDS encoding helix-turn-helix domain-containing protein, translated as MAPVSPTVARWELVLRLRELREQRGFDSAGFARRVGFTPANWSHVEKGRRVLTRTTIEPVLDVLDVTPDERLELLALLEASKQRGWWTTASSALIGPELQRLYGMEAGAQSIRSYDSMIVPGLLQTEAYARALISADVMIRPVQVDQLVAIRLRRQQRLHGADPLELTAVLGEATLRQQTGGGEVLRAQLRHLVALVRELDTVDVRVIPFSAPEGAVLGGSSFHLLDFASDQLPTFAWAESAVFGGHVDDAEQVRDLGFAYVRAREQSLSRTESLALIREYASV; from the coding sequence ATGGCTCCCGTTTCGCCGACCGTCGCGCGGTGGGAACTCGTCCTGCGTCTGCGCGAACTCCGCGAGCAGCGCGGCTTCGATTCGGCCGGTTTCGCCCGTCGCGTCGGGTTCACGCCCGCGAACTGGTCGCATGTCGAGAAGGGCAGGCGGGTACTCACCCGCACCACCATCGAACCGGTTCTCGACGTTCTCGATGTCACACCCGACGAACGCCTCGAACTGCTCGCGTTGCTCGAGGCGAGCAAACAGCGCGGCTGGTGGACGACGGCGTCCTCGGCGCTGATCGGTCCCGAGTTGCAGCGGTTGTACGGGATGGAGGCGGGCGCGCAGAGTATCCGCAGCTACGACAGCATGATCGTGCCCGGTCTCTTGCAGACCGAGGCGTACGCGCGGGCGCTGATCAGCGCCGATGTGATGATCCGACCGGTCCAAGTAGACCAATTAGTCGCCATACGACTGCGGCGGCAGCAGCGGTTGCACGGCGCCGATCCGCTGGAACTCACCGCGGTGCTCGGCGAGGCCACCCTGCGTCAGCAGACCGGCGGCGGCGAGGTGCTGCGCGCGCAGTTGCGGCATCTGGTCGCCCTGGTGCGCGAGCTCGACACCGTCGACGTGCGCGTCATCCCGTTCAGTGCCCCCGAGGGGGCCGTGCTCGGTGGTTCCAGCTTCCATCTGCTCGACTTCGCAAGCGATCAGCTACCGACCTTCGCCTGGGCCGAGAGCGCGGTGTTCGGCGGCCACGTCGACGACGCCGAACAGGTCCGCGATCTCGGCTTCGCCTACGTGCGTGCTCGCGAGCAATCCCTTTCCCGCACCGAATCTCTCGCCCTGATCAGGGAGTATGCGAGCGTGTAA
- a CDS encoding carbohydrate ABC transporter permease gives MRKSPERVLPGRSRPWQDYALFVVLVVPNLALLTVFVYRPLADNIRLSFTDWNIADPVANSVGFDNYIEWWQRDDSWKVVGNTVIFTVAAVVVSMALGLALAMLLDRKLFGRNVVRSAIFAPFVISGAAIGVAFQFIFDPSFGLVQDVLHRLGVDNVPDFYQDPEWALFMVTLTYIWKNLGYAFVIYLAALQGVRAELLEAAEMDGASSWTRFTRVLLPQLRPTTFFLSITVLLNSLQVFDIINVMTRGGPLGNGTTTMVFQVYEESFRNFRAGYGATVATIMFVVLLVVTLIQVRVMDRGER, from the coding sequence GTGCGAAAGAGTCCAGAGCGGGTACTCCCCGGGAGAAGCCGTCCGTGGCAGGACTACGCGCTGTTCGTGGTACTCGTCGTGCCGAACCTGGCGCTGCTCACCGTGTTCGTTTACCGGCCGCTTGCCGACAACATCCGGTTGTCGTTCACCGACTGGAATATCGCTGATCCGGTGGCGAATTCGGTCGGGTTCGACAACTACATCGAGTGGTGGCAGCGCGACGATTCATGGAAGGTCGTCGGCAATACGGTGATCTTCACCGTGGCTGCCGTCGTGGTGAGTATGGCGCTCGGACTCGCGCTCGCCATGCTGCTGGATCGAAAACTGTTCGGGCGCAATGTAGTCCGCTCGGCGATTTTCGCACCGTTCGTGATTTCGGGCGCGGCGATCGGCGTAGCTTTTCAATTCATCTTCGATCCGAGTTTCGGTCTGGTACAGGACGTCCTGCACCGGCTCGGCGTCGACAATGTGCCGGATTTCTATCAGGACCCAGAATGGGCCCTGTTCATGGTGACGCTCACTTACATCTGGAAAAACCTCGGCTACGCCTTCGTGATCTATCTGGCCGCCCTGCAAGGGGTGCGGGCCGAATTGCTCGAAGCGGCCGAAATGGACGGCGCGAGCAGCTGGACCCGATTCACGAGAGTTCTTCTGCCACAACTACGTCCGACAACCTTCTTTCTGTCGATCACCGTGTTGCTGAACTCGCTGCAGGTCTTCGACATCATCAATGTGATGACGCGCGGGGGACCGCTCGGCAACGGCACGACGACGATGGTGTTCCAGGTGTACGAGGAGTCGTTCCGCAATTTCCGGGCCGGGTACGGCGCCACCGTGGCCACGATCATGTTCGTGGTGCTGCTGGTGGTCACGTTGATCCAGGTGCGAGTAATGGACCGAGGCGAACGATGA
- a CDS encoding Fic family protein: MDWPAHRTEQRSWQARDGRGPRVGPAPEQVAVSIPPRIADLDFATRRTTSASEAAVIAVTHLEAGQGQYSAPLREFLLRSEAVASSRIEHIDAGWRAFSKSFGGATSRPEAAAQVGAVRALTGLIDGAATGRITEANLLSAHRVLIAPEWEKAGRFRTVQTWIGGSDYTPLHALYVPPPPELVPELVADLLAFVARGDLPILVQAAIAHAQFVSIHPFVSGNGRIGRALVSAILRRRGLTDRVTVPLASVMLADTSRYFAQLAAYRAGAADEFVIYLALAAVYASEAAIDSARTLAALPQRWRDRARPRGGSADEALITNLLAHPILTVAGANAITATTDSATYRALERLVDVGILDVVSDSKRNRIWAATDVLAELDALNAAIGRRTTAGLS; this comes from the coding sequence ATGGATTGGCCGGCCCACCGCACGGAGCAGCGTTCCTGGCAGGCGCGCGACGGACGAGGTCCACGCGTCGGCCCCGCGCCGGAGCAGGTGGCGGTGTCGATTCCCCCGCGTATCGCCGACCTCGACTTCGCCACCAGGCGAACAACATCGGCCAGCGAAGCCGCGGTGATCGCGGTGACGCATCTCGAAGCGGGCCAGGGCCAGTACTCGGCACCGCTGCGCGAATTCCTGCTGCGCAGCGAGGCGGTGGCGTCATCGCGGATCGAGCACATCGATGCCGGCTGGCGAGCATTCAGCAAATCCTTCGGCGGCGCGACGAGCAGACCCGAGGCGGCGGCACAGGTCGGCGCGGTGCGGGCACTCACCGGACTGATCGACGGCGCGGCGACCGGCCGGATCACCGAGGCGAATCTGCTCAGCGCCCATCGCGTGCTGATCGCTCCGGAGTGGGAGAAGGCCGGACGCTTCCGGACCGTCCAAACCTGGATCGGCGGCAGCGATTACACGCCACTGCATGCCCTGTACGTACCGCCGCCACCGGAACTCGTGCCCGAATTGGTGGCCGATCTGCTCGCGTTCGTCGCGCGTGGTGATCTGCCGATCCTGGTCCAAGCCGCGATCGCGCACGCGCAGTTCGTGTCCATCCACCCGTTCGTCAGCGGCAACGGCCGGATCGGGCGCGCGCTGGTGAGCGCGATTCTGCGCAGACGCGGACTGACCGACAGAGTGACCGTGCCCTTGGCGTCGGTCATGCTCGCCGACACCTCGCGCTACTTCGCCCAGCTGGCCGCCTACCGCGCGGGCGCCGCCGACGAATTCGTCATCTATCTGGCACTCGCCGCGGTGTACGCCAGCGAGGCGGCGATCGACTCGGCCCGTACGCTCGCCGCGCTCCCCCAGCGCTGGCGCGACCGCGCGCGCCCCCGCGGCGGTTCCGCGGACGAAGCGCTCATCACGAACCTGCTCGCGCACCCGATTCTCACTGTCGCCGGGGCGAACGCCATCACGGCGACCACTGATTCGGCCACCTACCGGGCCCTCGAACGACTCGTCGACGTGGGCATCCTCGACGTCGTCTCCGACTCGAAACGCAACCGGATCTGGGCCGCCACCGACGTCCTCGCCGAACTCGACGCCCTCAACGCCGCGATCGGCCGCCGCACCACGGCGGGCCTGTCGTAG
- a CDS encoding ABC transporter substrate-binding protein, which yields MSTSRFPALNRRGFLGLTGGAAAALALTACAGTGGGSGDSGDAGTITFWSNHPGTSKELELELINRFQAKHPDLKVNLVDAGKNYEEVAQKFNAALTGGDLPDVVVLSDVWWFNYALSKAIEPLDGHFGAAGVQLSDYVDSLAADYLFDGKHYALPYARSTPLFYYNKDVWAKAGLPDRGPNSWQEFDEWGPKLQSLVGADKFAHAWGDAKNYLGWTFQGPNWTFGGAYSDQWKLKFTDPGSIAAATYLRDSINVKKYAAIRPQIAVDFGTGVAASTIASTGDLKGIKKNADGKFEVGTAFLPHPNGPGVTTGGAGLAIPSRISDARKVNALTFIEFITNAANTAYFTQNTGYMPVRKSAVTDPSEIDFLAKNPNSKVAIDQLSVAKSQDYARVFVPGADQIIGTGYEQIGLQNADPATVLAKVAADVQAIIDRQITPKLPK from the coding sequence GTGTCCACTTCACGATTCCCGGCGCTGAATCGCCGCGGCTTCCTCGGCCTCACCGGTGGTGCCGCAGCGGCTCTGGCGCTCACTGCCTGCGCGGGCACGGGCGGCGGATCCGGTGATTCCGGTGACGCCGGCACCATCACGTTCTGGTCCAACCATCCCGGCACCTCCAAGGAGCTGGAGCTGGAGCTGATCAACCGCTTCCAGGCGAAGCACCCAGACCTGAAGGTGAATTTGGTCGACGCGGGCAAGAACTACGAGGAGGTGGCACAGAAGTTCAACGCCGCGCTCACCGGTGGTGACCTGCCCGATGTCGTGGTGCTCTCGGACGTCTGGTGGTTCAACTACGCGCTGAGCAAGGCCATCGAGCCGCTCGACGGGCACTTCGGTGCCGCGGGCGTGCAGCTGAGCGACTACGTCGACTCGCTCGCCGCCGACTACCTGTTCGACGGCAAGCACTACGCGCTGCCCTACGCCCGCTCGACGCCGCTGTTCTACTACAACAAGGACGTCTGGGCGAAGGCCGGACTGCCCGACCGCGGCCCGAACTCCTGGCAGGAATTCGACGAGTGGGGCCCGAAGCTGCAGTCCCTGGTCGGCGCCGACAAGTTCGCGCACGCCTGGGGTGATGCCAAGAACTACCTCGGCTGGACCTTCCAGGGCCCGAACTGGACCTTCGGCGGCGCCTACTCCGACCAGTGGAAGCTGAAGTTCACCGATCCGGGCTCGATCGCGGCGGCCACCTACCTGCGCGACTCGATCAACGTCAAGAAGTACGCCGCGATCCGCCCGCAGATCGCGGTCGACTTCGGCACCGGTGTCGCCGCCTCGACCATCGCCTCCACCGGCGACCTCAAGGGCATCAAGAAGAACGCGGACGGCAAGTTCGAGGTCGGCACCGCGTTCCTGCCGCACCCGAACGGCCCCGGCGTCACCACCGGCGGCGCCGGTCTGGCGATTCCGTCACGGATCTCCGACGCTCGAAAAGTCAACGCGCTCACATTCATCGAGTTCATCACCAATGCCGCCAACACGGCGTACTTCACGCAGAACACGGGCTACATGCCGGTGCGCAAGTCGGCGGTGACCGATCCGAGCGAGATCGACTTCCTGGCGAAGAACCCGAACTCCAAGGTCGCCATCGACCAGCTCTCGGTGGCGAAATCGCAGGACTACGCCCGGGTGTTCGTGCCGGGCGCCGACCAGATCATCGGCACCGGCTACGAGCAGATCGGCCTCCAGAACGCCGATCCGGCAACGGTTCTGGCGAAAGTCGCCGCCGATGTGCAGGCGATCATCGATCGGCAGATCACACCCAAGCTGCCCAAGTAG
- a CDS encoding DUF397 domain-containing protein — protein MSTTARRRPAEHGWFTSSRSNNGNQCVEVRFDGDAVQIRDSKFRRDPMNAGLDEPIITVHTALWTAFLHCLRTTRPHPDLVARTSPDGATTLRHEAVVLHFTAEEWEAFVAGVRDDEFACV, from the coding sequence ATGTCCACCACCGCTCGCCGCCGCCCGGCCGAACACGGCTGGTTCACCTCGTCGCGCTCCAATAACGGCAACCAATGTGTCGAGGTTCGTTTCGATGGAGACGCTGTCCAGATACGAGACAGCAAATTCCGCCGCGACCCGATGAACGCCGGCCTGGACGAGCCCATCATCACCGTGCACACCGCCCTGTGGACAGCCTTCCTGCACTGCCTGCGCACCACCCGCCCCCACCCCGACCTGGTGGCCCGCACCTCCCCCGACGGCGCCACCACCCTCCGCCACGAAGCCGTCGTCCTGCACTTCACCGCCGAGGAATGGGAAGCCTTCGTAGCCGGCGTCCGAGACGACGAGTTCGCCTGTGTCTAG
- a CDS encoding pirin family protein: MKTRIPWLDSKHSFSFGEHYDPDNTHHGLLLVNNEDVVLPGEGFDTHPHRDMEIVTWVLGGSLVHQDSLGHNGVIYPGLAQRMSAGTGIMHSEKNDSWRLEGRTHDEPVHFVQMWVVPDEPGVDPGYQQLEIDDELARGDLVTVASGLPRYRDRTAIAINSSHAAMHVARMTADSPGITLPDAPYLHVFVARGEVDVEGLGTLSQGDAVRLTRSGGQSIRPHGDAEVLVWEMHARLGGG; the protein is encoded by the coding sequence ATGAAGACGCGGATCCCGTGGCTCGACTCCAAGCATTCGTTCTCGTTCGGCGAGCACTACGACCCCGACAACACCCATCACGGGCTGTTGCTGGTGAACAACGAGGACGTGGTGCTGCCCGGCGAGGGCTTCGACACCCATCCGCATCGGGACATGGAAATCGTCACCTGGGTGCTGGGCGGCAGCCTCGTGCATCAGGATTCGCTCGGCCACAACGGTGTCATCTATCCGGGTCTGGCCCAGCGCATGAGCGCGGGCACGGGCATCATGCACTCGGAGAAGAACGATTCGTGGCGCCTCGAGGGCAGGACCCACGACGAGCCCGTGCACTTCGTGCAGATGTGGGTGGTTCCGGATGAGCCGGGCGTCGATCCCGGGTACCAGCAGCTGGAGATCGACGACGAACTCGCGCGCGGCGACCTGGTGACGGTCGCGTCGGGCCTGCCTCGCTATCGCGACCGCACGGCGATCGCGATCAATTCCTCACACGCCGCCATGCACGTCGCCAGGATGACGGCCGACAGCCCCGGCATCACCCTTCCCGACGCGCCCTACCTGCACGTCTTCGTCGCGCGCGGTGAGGTCGACGTGGAGGGGCTCGGCACGCTGTCCCAGGGCGACGCGGTCCGGCTGACCCGTTCCGGCGGCCAGTCGATCCGTCCGCACGGCGACGCCGAGGTGCTCGTCTGGGAGATGCACGCGCGCCTCGGCGGCGGCTGA
- a CDS encoding M13 family metallopeptidase, with protein MTSDLSAPSGIDLSFRDQDVRVQDDLFAHVNGRWLAEYEIPADRAVDGAFRTLYDQAELDVQAIITDSASGAADDADARKIGDLFSSFMATDVVAAAGFAPVAEELRAIAEVGDPSAFAALLGRLQRTGVRGALAYYVDTDDKNSTRYLVHATQSGIGLPDESYYRSEEFAQIREAYLAHITKTFTIAAADASLEGLLPADPADAARRVFELERTLAAGHWDVVRRRDAEKSYNLTTFADLVAEYPEFDWAAWVDGIASGLDRDGTDLFAELVVRQPDYLRAFATAWAEVPRADWQAWAAWQVLHARSGFLTDEIVEEYFDFYGRTLTGAQENRERWKRGVSLVQELLGEAVGKLYVARHFPPQAKARMVELVANLQEAYRRNIAELEWMGPDTRAAALTKLEKFTPKIGYPDTWRDYSAVEIDASDLVGNYRRGHAADHDRDLGKLGGEVDRGEWFMTPQTVNAYYNPGMNEIVFPAAILQPPFFDMNADDAANYGGIGAVIGHEIGHGFDDQGAKYDGDGNMQDWWTDEDRAEFGKRTKALIDQYNVLSPADLDDEHTVNGEFTIGENIGDLGGLSIALAAYKISLEGKEPPVIDGLTGLQRVFYGWAQVWRTKARTEEAIRRLAVDPHSPPEFRCNAVIRNIDSFYEAFDVTPEDQLYLKPEERVTIW; from the coding sequence GTGACTTCTGATCTGAGCGCTCCCTCCGGTATTGATCTGTCCTTCCGCGATCAGGATGTGCGGGTGCAGGACGATCTGTTCGCGCACGTCAACGGGCGGTGGTTGGCCGAGTACGAGATCCCGGCCGACCGGGCGGTCGACGGTGCGTTTCGCACGCTCTACGACCAGGCCGAGCTGGATGTGCAGGCGATCATCACCGACAGTGCGTCCGGTGCGGCCGACGATGCCGATGCCCGCAAGATCGGTGATCTGTTCTCGAGCTTCATGGCCACCGATGTGGTCGCGGCGGCCGGTTTCGCGCCCGTCGCCGAGGAGTTGCGCGCCATCGCCGAGGTCGGCGATCCGAGTGCCTTCGCCGCGCTGCTCGGGCGTCTGCAGCGCACGGGCGTCCGTGGCGCGCTGGCCTACTACGTCGACACCGACGACAAGAACTCCACCCGCTACCTCGTGCACGCGACCCAGTCGGGCATCGGGCTGCCCGACGAGTCCTACTACCGCTCCGAGGAGTTCGCCCAGATCCGCGAGGCCTACCTCGCGCACATCACCAAGACGTTCACCATCGCCGCCGCGGACGCTTCGCTCGAAGGTCTGCTGCCCGCGGACCCCGCCGACGCCGCTCGCCGCGTGTTCGAGCTGGAACGCACACTCGCCGCGGGCCATTGGGATGTCGTGCGCCGCCGCGATGCCGAAAAGAGCTACAACCTCACGACTTTCGCCGATCTCGTCGCCGAGTACCCGGAGTTCGACTGGGCCGCTTGGGTAGACGGTATCGCGTCGGGTCTCGATCGCGACGGCACCGACCTGTTCGCCGAGCTCGTCGTGCGCCAGCCCGACTACCTGCGCGCCTTCGCCACCGCGTGGGCCGAGGTGCCGCGCGCGGATTGGCAGGCGTGGGCGGCGTGGCAGGTGCTGCACGCGCGTTCGGGATTCCTTACCGACGAGATCGTCGAGGAGTACTTCGACTTCTACGGCCGCACGCTCACCGGCGCGCAGGAGAACCGCGAGCGCTGGAAGCGCGGGGTGTCGCTGGTGCAGGAACTGCTCGGCGAAGCCGTCGGCAAACTGTATGTGGCCCGGCACTTTCCGCCGCAGGCCAAGGCCCGCATGGTGGAGCTGGTCGCCAACCTCCAGGAGGCCTACCGCCGCAATATCGCCGAGCTCGAGTGGATGGGCCCCGACACCCGCGCGGCCGCGCTGACCAAGCTGGAGAAGTTCACCCCCAAGATCGGCTACCCCGACACCTGGCGCGACTACTCCGCGGTCGAGATCGACGCGAGCGACCTCGTCGGTAACTACCGCCGTGGCCACGCCGCCGACCACGACCGTGACCTGGGCAAACTGGGTGGCGAAGTCGATCGCGGCGAATGGTTCATGACCCCGCAGACCGTGAACGCCTACTACAACCCGGGCATGAACGAGATCGTGTTCCCCGCGGCCATTCTGCAGCCGCCGTTCTTCGACATGAACGCTGACGACGCCGCCAACTACGGCGGGATCGGCGCGGTGATCGGCCACGAGATCGGGCACGGCTTCGACGATCAGGGCGCGAAGTACGACGGTGACGGCAATATGCAGGACTGGTGGACCGACGAGGACCGCGCCGAGTTCGGCAAGCGCACCAAGGCCCTGATCGACCAGTACAACGTGCTCTCCCCCGCCGATCTGGACGACGAGCACACCGTGAACGGTGAATTCACCATCGGCGAGAACATCGGCGATCTCGGTGGTCTGTCCATTGCCCTTGCCGCCTACAAGATCTCACTCGAAGGCAAGGAACCCCCGGTCATCGACGGCCTCACCGGCCTGCAGCGCGTCTTCTACGGCTGGGCGCAGGTCTGGCGCACCAAGGCCCGCACCGAGGAGGCCATTCGCCGCCTCGCCGTCGACCCGCACTCCCCGCCGGAGTTCCGCTGCAACGCGGTGATCCGCAATATCGACAGCTTCTACGAGGCGTTCGACGTGACTCCGGAAGACCAGCTGTACCTGAAGCCGGAGGAACGTGTGACCATCTGGTGA
- a CDS encoding ABC transporter ATP-binding protein translates to MATVQFDGVTHRYPGADAPAVDALDLDIADGEFLVLVGPSGCGKSTSLRMLAGLESVEAGTIRIGERDVTELPPRARDVAMVFQSYALYPNMTVAENMGFALRNAGMSKSDTLVRVREAAAMLELEPLLDRKPAKLSGGQRQRVAMGRAIVRRPQVFCMDEPLSNLDAKLRVSTRSQIAALQQRLGTTTVYVTHDQVEAMTMGHRVAVLRDGRLQQIASPRELYDNPLNTFVAGFIGSPGMNLLEAPVVDGEAVLDGLRIPMPRTLSGARVVLGIRPESWELTTDPAGITVVAELLEELGAESFVYTHGAGTDWSTRSGKIVVRVDRRFRTTLGETLHLRPKPDEVFFFDADTELRLR, encoded by the coding sequence ATGGCGACAGTGCAGTTCGACGGTGTGACCCACCGCTATCCCGGCGCCGACGCCCCCGCCGTCGACGCACTCGACCTCGACATCGCCGACGGCGAATTCCTCGTGCTGGTCGGCCCTTCCGGCTGCGGCAAGTCGACGAGCCTGCGCATGCTGGCCGGGCTCGAGTCCGTCGAGGCCGGCACGATCCGGATCGGCGAGCGCGATGTCACCGAGCTGCCGCCGCGCGCCCGCGACGTGGCGATGGTGTTCCAGAGCTACGCGCTCTACCCGAACATGACCGTGGCCGAGAACATGGGCTTCGCGCTGCGCAACGCCGGAATGTCGAAGTCCGACACGCTGGTTCGGGTTCGCGAAGCCGCCGCCATGCTGGAACTCGAACCGCTGCTCGACCGCAAACCGGCCAAGCTCTCGGGCGGCCAGCGTCAGCGCGTGGCCATGGGGCGCGCCATCGTGCGCCGGCCCCAGGTGTTCTGCATGGACGAACCGCTGTCCAACCTGGACGCGAAATTGCGGGTGAGCACTCGTTCGCAGATCGCCGCGTTGCAGCAGCGGCTCGGCACGACCACCGTGTACGTCACCCACGACCAGGTCGAGGCGATGACGATGGGCCACCGCGTCGCGGTGCTGCGCGACGGCAGGTTGCAGCAGATCGCGTCGCCGCGTGAGCTCTACGACAACCCGTTGAACACGTTCGTCGCCGGATTCATCGGTTCACCCGGCATGAACCTGCTCGAAGCGCCGGTGGTGGACGGCGAGGCAGTGCTCGACGGACTGCGAATCCCGATGCCCCGCACACTGTCCGGTGCCCGCGTGGTTCTCGGCATCCGGCCCGAGTCCTGGGAGCTCACCACCGACCCCGCCGGGATCACCGTCGTCGCCGAACTGCTCGAGGAACTCGGCGCCGAATCCTTCGTCTACACCCACGGCGCGGGCACCGACTGGTCCACCCGCTCCGGCAAGATCGTCGTCCGGGTGGACCGCCGCTTCCGGACCACGCTCGGCGAAACCCTGCATCTGCGACCGAAGCCCGACGAAGTGTTCTTCTTCGACGCGGACACCGAACTGCGCCTGCGCTGA